Below is a genomic region from Campylobacter geochelonis.
TAAATCTAGCTAAAATTCCATTTAAGTTTTTTACCGCACTTTTTATTTAATGGCTTGCAACACTTTTGCAAATATTTATATAAAAAAGCGCTTGTTTTGCTGTATCTAACCAGCTTTAAATATCGCAAATCAGCGTTTATTAACTTACAATCAAGCCGCAATTTTGCTTAAAAGTTAGCCGTGATTATCGCAACTTAGCTAAATTTATTTTCGCTATTTTTATACAAATTTTAAAACCAAAATCTAGGTAAAATAAATTTTTAAAACCAAAACGCAAAATCGCTACTTTTTAACTATTTTAAACCACCCATAAAACTCGCCATCAATTTCGCATAAATTTAGCAATTTTAGCTTCAAATTTGCACTTAAATTTGCTAAATTTAAGAAATTTGGAGCAAAAAATATCAACACATACTCCACAAATTCTGGCAAATTCGCCAGCAAATTTTGCCCACCCTCAAACATACAAAGTGGATATGAACGAACAAATTTGATATCATCGCCGATTATCACTTTCCGCTTAGCAATGCTAAAAAGCGGAATTGTTTTATCAAATTCTTTCTGACGCGAGTATATGAAAACATCTGGATTATGCGTGCTGTGCGTTTTGTAAGTATCGGCTACTTCAAAAGTATTAGCGTTGTGTGTTTTATAAAAAGTATCATTTGTCTGACAAAAACTAGAATCGATTTTTTGAGAATTACTATCAGTTTTATAATTTTTTTTATTTACTTTAGAGGGATATTTTTCATCAAAAGCTCTTATGTTTGTTTCGTAGTCGCTACAAACTAACTCACCTATTTTACACTCATTCTCATCTGTTTTAACCGCGTCGTATGTTTTGTAAATACCATTTGCTAGCCTGCTATCAAGCGTTGGACGGTCGATTCTAACGGTATTTCCGCCAATAGCAAGTAGTGGTAGAACAGAGCGGATTTTATGCACCAAAACTCTAGCGCCAAGTCCGGTTATCACGCCGCCACTTACCACGCCATTTAGGCTCATTCCAAGTTTTAAAAAGCTAAAATTTCCGCTTTGCCACGCTAAAAATGGGGCTAAAAGTTCATCGCAACGCTCTTTTAAAATACCAAATTTAACTTTTACGCCGTTTTTTTGTAGCAACTTTCCCCCACCACTTGCAGCGTCCGTGTTATCATATGAGCCGATAATTACTTCGCTAAATCCAAGCTTGTTAAGCAAATTAGCGCATGGTGGCGTTTTGCCATGATGTGAGCATGGCTCAAGTGTTACAAAAGCCTTTGCGCCATTTAAAAATCCATCGTGATTAGCTAAAATATACTCGTAAGCTTTGCTAGGGTTTTTTGGTAGCGATGTATCTTTAAATTTAGCTTCAAATGCCGATATAACCGCACTTAACTCAGCATGAGCAAGACCAGCTTTTTGATGAGCTTTAATAGCTAAAATTTTGCCAAATTTATCAACTATCACGCACCCAACTGCTGGGTTTGGATAGGTTAAAATTTGATACTTCCACGCCTCGTTTATGGCTAAATTCATATAAAATTCATCGTTCATTTTCTATCTTTTTGCGACTGTGTTTGCGTAGTAGCAGAGCGTACCAAGTCTGGCTTTTGATATTTTGCAGGTATTTATGCACGTTTGTTTTATAAGTTTTATATCCAAAATTTTACCTTTTTTGATGAAATTATACATTAAATTTAGCTTATTAACAATCTTTATAAATAATCCTTCGATTTCATAAAAAGTATAAAATAATAGTTTAAATTTATATATAAGTAACACATAAAGTTAAAAATTTTTTAATTTGCTTTGTCTGTTTAGCTAAGAATGGCTAAATTTAGCTATAATTTTTCAAAAAAAGAGTTAAAATGCAAAATATATTTTTCACATCTGATTTTCACTTTAGCCATAAAAATATCGTTCGTTTTAGCCCCAAGTTTCGCAAAAAGCTCTTTTGGAGCAAGGACTTTGACTTTACAAAATCACTTGATGAAAAGCTGATAAATGAGATGGATTTTGCTCTTATATCGCAGTGGAATGGAGTTGTTGGGCAAAATGATTTGGTATATTATCTTGGGGATTTTTCTTTCAAAAAAGACAAAACCAGAAAAATTTTGCAAAGTCTAAATGGGCGTAAAATTTTTGTGCAAGGCAACCACGATAAGCAGTTTTTAAGTGGAGAATTTGATGATTTGCTTGAAAAAAGAGTTGATTATTTAGAGGAAAAATTTAGCTTTACTCACAATGGTGTTATTGAAAATTTAATCATCATAATGTCGCATTATCCGATATATGAATGGAATGGTATGAGCCGTGGAGCGGTGCATTTACACGGTCATATCCATGAAAATGACATCTCGCACATCTTAGGTGGGCGCGCTGTAAATGTGTGCTGGGATAGGTGGGGGCGGATTTTATCGCTTAATGATATATTTAGCTTGACTAAAAACGCAGCGCCACGAGAGTATGATGATAGAAAAGAAGGCGAAATTTATTAAATTTGAGTAAAATTTCGTTTGATTTAAGACTTTGAAATTTAAATTTTAACTTTAAATAAAACTATTTTTGATAAAGCTTGTTAGCAAAATTTATAGGCTTTTTTATGGTTTTAAATTTATAAAACTGATGATTTTCGCTATTTAAGTTATAAAATTAATACTAAATTTGAATGTAAATTTGCTAAATTTATTGTATTTATGCGACTTGTGTTATAAAATTTAGATATTTAAAATGAGATAAATTTTAAGCTAAAACTATAAATTTAAGTATTTATAAATAGACACTCGTACAAGCTAAAATGTGTTATAAGAGCATTTTTATGGGATTTGTGGCTGTTTGCTTACATAATAATTTCAATGATAAATATAAAAAGTTAGAACTTAAAAACTATCTGCCATGCAAGATTTAGCAAAAGTGGCTGGTTTTTGCCACTTTTAATTTATAAAATCAAGATTTTGATATATTGATAAATCGCGCGCTATCTTATCTAACTTTTACAAAAAGTTCACTTAGTACTAAATTTGCAACTTTAGTTGAAAATGAGTTTATAAATTTATCAAGCTTATCTGCTTTTTTCCACGCTGGATTAGCCACTCCGGCAGTTTTTGCAGTTAGATCAATTGCTTCTTGATAGGTTTTTATATCATCAATCAAACCTAGTTTTTTAGCATCATCAGCTAAAAAGACTCTCGCGTTTGCCCATGATTTTTGAGTTGATAAATCAAGCTTTCTAGCCTTTGCAACCTCACTTGTAAAAAGCTCATAACTCTTATCAACGAGCGCTTGAAGGCTCTGTTTTTCATCGCTTGTCCACTCTCTCATCATCGTTCCAGCCTCTTTGAACTCACCAGCTTTTACGATTTGCTCTTTAATGCCTATTTTAGCGGTAAGTTCGCTTAAATTTGCACCTTGCATAATCACGCCAATCGAGCCAATAAAACTGCCTTTGTTTGCATAAATTTTACTCGCCCAAACGCCACTTAAGTAGCTTCCACTCGCCATCGTACCGCTTGCGTATGCGATGACTGGTTTTTTATCATTTAGCTCTTTTATAGCTTGTGAGATTTCAAAACTCGGAGCAAGTGCGCCGCCTGGACTATCGATACGAAGAAGAACGCCTTTTATCTCTAAGTCATCTTTGGCTTGATAAATTTGGCGTAAAAACTCGCTATCATCGATGATAGCACCATTTAAATTTAGTTCGACTAAATTTGCTTTAGATGAGATTTTCTCATCAGAAATCACCTCGATAAAAATCAAAATAAAAAATAAAATGATAAAAACTTGAATGCTAAATTTAATTATCCAGCCGATAAATTTAAAAAATCCTTTTAAAATTCCCATTTTTTGCCCCCTATAAATAGCTCTTTAGCCTCTTTTGTCTGTAAAATTAGTTGCAGTGGAATTTGCGTTTCATCGCTTACTTCAAAACCTTTATAAACCGCGATATCGGCGAGTTTCTCTTCTTCTAGTGAGCCTAAATTTAACCCCAAAGCTCGAGCTGGGTTTAAAGTCGAGCTAAGAAGCAAAACTTTAGCTAGTTTTTGCAAGTCAAAATCATCATGGATAAGTAAATTCGCACGCAATTCATCAAAGAAATTTAGGCTTATATTTGAGCTTAGCCCATCTGTTGCAATGGCTAAATTTAGTCCACTTTTTAGCACCTTTTTTAAATTTAGCGTTTTTTTACTAAGCAGTCTGTTTGAAACCGCGCAATGTGCGATTGAGTGTAGGTTGCTATCTAGTTTTTCAAGCTCTTTTAAGTAAACACAATGCACAAAAAGCGTTCTTAAGCCGCTAAAGTTTTTGATAAATTCTTCAACACCATACATCGGTTTGGCATCTTTGCTAAATTTAGCTAGCCACTCCTTAAAACCGCCCTTTGCCTCTCTTAACCATCTATTTTCGTGGTTGCTTTCAAGCAGGTGAGTTGAGAGTAAAAGGTTGTTTAGCTTAGCAAAATCACAAGCGCGCTTGCAAAGGGTTGGGTGGGTTGAGTAGGTTGAGTGAATGGAAAGTGCGGGGATAAAAAGCTCGCTTTTAAATTTATCGCTTTGTTTAAAACGAGTTATGAAATTCTCCCAACAAGACTCTATAAACTCGGGGTTTGAGCCAAGTATTTCGTTATAAAAGACAACTCTTGCTTTTGAATTTACGCACGCATTTAAGTCGCTTCCAAAGCTTGAAATTTCGCCGATTGTCGCTACGCCTGAGCGCATCATCGAATTAATTGCATTTTGGATAAGTTTATCGGTTGCCTCTTTTGAAAGCTCGCTTCTACTAGTGATTACGCTTTTAACCCATTTTAAAAAATCACCATAAACAAGCGTGGTCGAGTTTGCGCTAAACTCAAGATGGCAGTGTGGGTTGATAAAGGCTGGCATAACGATATCTTCGCTAAAATCAAGCACCAAAGCATCTTTAAATTGCGCTTGTAGCTCTTTAAATTTACCAACTTTTTTTATCTTTGTATCAAAGGCTATGGCACTATTTTTAAGCACTTTAAAGCCATCATCACACACTAAGATATATTTTGCTTTTAGTATTTTCATCTCTTCTCCTAAGAGGTTGATTGTAGCAAAAATTTAGTTATTTTAGGATATAATCAACCTTAAATTTTAAAATTCGCAGGAGAAATAAATGAAAATAGTAGTAATTCAAGGACCAAATATCAACATGCTAGGAACTAGAGAAACTAGCGTATATGGCTCGATGAAGATGGAAGATATACACGCTCAAATGAAAGTTGTAGCAGAGCAAAACGGCGTTGATATCGAGTTTTTTCAAACAAATTTTGAAGGTGAAATAGTAGATAAAATCCAAGAGTGCTTTGGCGATAGCGACGGTATTATCATAAATCCAGCAGCCTATACCCACACATCTATTGCGATTCGTGATGCAATCGCAGCGGTAAATTTACCAGTTATCGAAGTTCATATCTCAAACATCGCAAGACGCGAAGAATTTCGCCAAAAAAGCCTTATCTCAGCTGTAACTGCTGGACAAATTATAGGTTTTGGACCAGTTGGATATCATCTTGCTATGATAGCAATGCTCCAAATTTTTGAGCAAATCAAGGCTGTAAGAGCCGCTAGAGAGAAAGCAGCACCAGCAGCTAATGAGTAAAAACTACATCTTACAAGATGAAAATAGCGTATATTTTGAGTGCGGATATAGTTGCGATAACGAAATTTTCTTGCATATAAGAGGCAGAAATTTTTTATTAACCGACTCAAGATACGCGATAGAAGCTAGAAATTTAGCGCACGATACAGAAGTTATCGAAATAAAACAGCCTATCATAAAAGAGGCTAGGTTGCTACTACGTAAATTTGGGGTTAAAAGCTTAGTTTTTGACCCGTATGATTTCTCTTATGCACAGTTTGAAGAGCTTAGCAAATTTATCCATATAAACTTTATCCCACGCCCGTTTTTTTCTAAAAAAAAGCGAATGATAAAGAGCCAAAAAGAGATTGAGATTTTAAAACAAGCAGCTATTTTTGGGGCGAAAAGTTTTGATCAATTTGCTAAATTTGTTAGTGAAAATGGGCTTAGTTTAAGCGAAAAAGAGCTTTTTTTCCACGCTTGCAATATCTTAAAACATGATGGCGAGCTAGGGCTTTCTTTTGAGCCAATCATCGCACTTAACCAAAACGCAGCAAAAGCCCATGCTTTGCCAAGTTCGGATAGGCTTAGAAGTGGCGACTTGCTCTTGCTTGATGCTGGAGTAAAATTTAAAAGATACTGCTCAGATCGCACAAGAACGGCGTGTTTTACAGATAGTGTTGAATTTAGCAAAAGACAAAGTTTTAAAACACAAAAGCAAAACGAAATTTATCAAATCGTAAAAGAGGCGCAAAATTTAGCTATAAAAGCGGTTAAACCTGGCGTTTTAGCGCGAGATGTCGACAATGCAGCAAGAGAATTTATAACAAAATGTGGTTATAAAAAAGAGTTTTTTCACAGCACTGGACATGGCGTTGGTATCGATATACACGAGTTTCCAAACATAAATTCAAAAAGCGAAGTTGTGCTAAAAGAGGGCATGGTTTTTAGCGTTGAGCCAGGCATTTATCTTGAGGGTGAGTTTGGTGTTAGAATAGAAGATGTGGTGGTTGTCACAGCTGATGGTTGCGAGATTTTATAAAGCTAAGCCGGTAAAGAGATAAGATGGAAATTTTGCTTTTAAAAAATGGTTTTTTTAGCTTAAAAGATGCACTTAAACTTACTAAATCAGTCCATTTTCCATTTTATCAAAGTGAAAAAGAGAACTACAAATATGAGTTTTATCTAGGAATCGGCGGAAATTTAGGAGATAGCAAAAAAAGATTTGAGATGTTTTTCAAAAAATTTAAAGATGATAAGAGATTTTTTGTAGTTCAAACCTCGCCACTTTTGCTAAATAAAGCGTTTGGGTATACAAAGCAACCTGATTTTTTAAATGCTGTTTTAAGGGTGCAAACTTCACTTAACCCAAACCAAACACTTAAAATAATGCAACATTATGAGAAAATTTTTGGTCGAAAAAGAAGCTTTAAAAATGCTCCTAGAACGCTTGACTTAGACATTTTATCATTTAGTGCAAAAACGCGTGCGGATAAAAGACTTATTTTGCCTCATCCTGGAATTTATGATAGAATAAGCGTTATTTTGCCAGCTGGATTAATGTAAAGGAAAATATATGAAAATAGTATCTGTTGTAAGCGGAAAAGGCGGAGTCGGAAAGAGCTTGATAAGTGCAAATTTAGCAAACATCATAGCAAACGAAGGCTACAAAGTAGTTTTAATCGACGCAGACTTATCTTTGGGCAGTTTAGATACTATTTTAAATGTAAAAAGTGAGAAAAATATCTTTGATTTTTTCAAAGGCGAGGCTAAATTTGAAGATGTGATGTTTAAAATAAAGCCAAATTTATACATCGTGCCAAGTTATAGTGGCGAGGAAATTTTAGCTATTTACAACGATGAGTTAAAACAAAATTTAAAAAATGAGCTTTTAAATTTGCAAAATATCGACTTTATCTTCATCGATACATCTTCTGGAATTTCAAAAATCACGCAAGATTTTATCGATATCGCAGATGAGGTTTTGCTTATAAGCGTGCCAGAGCCAACGGCGATGATAGATGCTTACGCAACTTTAAAAATAGTAACAAAATATAAAAATAAAGCATTTTTGATGCTAAATTTAGCCAATGGCGAGGGCGAAGTGTTGTGTAAAAATTTCGCAAAAGTGCTAAAAAATAATGTCGAAAAAGAGTTTGACCTAAGCTTTGTTGGCGAGTTAAAACAAGATGATAGGCTTTTAAAAAGCGTAAAAGATAGAGAAATTTTTAGTGATGAGTATCAAAGCTTGATTGCGCTTAATCAACTCAAGCAAATATCTTCAAATTTGTTAGTTAAAATGGGAAAAAAAGCGATAAAAGTCGAGTCTATAAAAGGCATAAGTGGCTTTTTTAAGCGAATTTTAGACCTTGTTTAGGAAAAGTATGAAATTTAAAAAAATAATTGATGATGTAAAAAATATAGAAGAGTGTTTGACCTTGCCAAGCGGTTGCGTTAGTGTGTTTGGCTCGGCTAGATTTGATGATGAGAGCTTATACTCTCGCGCGGCTTATAATCTTTCGTTTCGCCTTGCAAGCAGTGGTTTTACTATCATAACTGGTGGTGGCGGCGGGATAATGAAAGCGGCTAACAAGGGTGCTTATGATGCTAAAAATACGCAAAGTGTGGGCTTTAATGTAATCTTACCAAACGAGCAAAAGATAAATGAGTTTGTAACCAACGGCACTGTTTTTTCGCATTTGGCTTTGCGAAAAGTGGCACTTATAGAAAAATCGGACTTTTTTGTGATATTTCCAGGAGGATACGGTACTCTTGATGAACTTTTTGAAATTTTAGTTTTAGTACAAAATGGTATGAAAAATGCTAAAATATATCTTTTTGGTGTAGAATTTTTTACATCTTTAGTGTATTTTATAAACTCATCATTAGTTGGCGAAAAAACCATCGCTAAAGTCGATACACAGCTCTTTATGCTAACAGATGATATAGATGAAATTTATGATGATATTGCTAAATTTAGCTCAAATTAACAATATAAAGATATAATATAAGATTAAAATTTAGTATTAAGGTATATATTTGAAAATTATGGTTGCGATGAGTGGCGGAGTAGATTCGTCGATGGTGGCAAAACTTTTAAAAGATAGTGGGCATGAAGTCATAGGCTGTTATATGAAGCTTCACGCAAAGCCCGGATATCACGAAGAAAACATAAGAAAAGTTGAAAAAGTAGGTAAATTTTTAGGCATAGAAACCAAAGTTTTAGATCTTCAAAACGAGTTTAACAAGCTTGTTTATGAGCCGTTTGTAAACATCTATAAAAGTGGCAAAACGCCTAATCCTTGCGCACTATGTAACAGACTGATAAAACTTGGAAAGCTTTTGGAGTTTGCGTTAACTCTTGGGTGTGAAAAGCTTGCAACAGGGCATTATGTAAGAGTTGAAAACGGGCTTTTAAAAAAGGCGTTTGATGAGAGTAAAGATCAAAGCTACTTTTTAGCAAACATCGATAAAAAGGCGC
It encodes:
- the ribD gene encoding bifunctional diaminohydroxyphosphoribosylaminopyrimidine deaminase/5-amino-6-(5-phosphoribosylamino)uracil reductase RibD — encoded protein: MNDEFYMNLAINEAWKYQILTYPNPAVGCVIVDKFGKILAIKAHQKAGLAHAELSAVISAFEAKFKDTSLPKNPSKAYEYILANHDGFLNGAKAFVTLEPCSHHGKTPPCANLLNKLGFSEVIIGSYDNTDAASGGGKLLQKNGVKVKFGILKERCDELLAPFLAWQSGNFSFLKLGMSLNGVVSGGVITGLGARVLVHKIRSVLPLLAIGGNTVRIDRPTLDSRLANGIYKTYDAVKTDENECKIGELVCSDYETNIRAFDEKYPSKVNKKNYKTDSNSQKIDSSFCQTNDTFYKTHNANTFEVADTYKTHSTHNPDVFIYSRQKEFDKTIPLFSIAKRKVIIGDDIKFVRSYPLCMFEGGQNLLANLPEFVEYVLIFFAPNFLNLANLSANLKLKLLNLCEIDGEFYGWFKIVKK
- a CDS encoding metallophosphoesterase: MQNIFFTSDFHFSHKNIVRFSPKFRKKLFWSKDFDFTKSLDEKLINEMDFALISQWNGVVGQNDLVYYLGDFSFKKDKTRKILQSLNGRKIFVQGNHDKQFLSGEFDDLLEKRVDYLEEKFSFTHNGVIENLIIIMSHYPIYEWNGMSRGAVHLHGHIHENDISHILGGRAVNVCWDRWGRILSLNDIFSLTKNAAPREYDDRKEGEIY
- the sppA gene encoding signal peptide peptidase SppA; translated protein: MGILKGFFKFIGWIIKFSIQVFIILFFILIFIEVISDEKISSKANLVELNLNGAIIDDSEFLRQIYQAKDDLEIKGVLLRIDSPGGALAPSFEISQAIKELNDKKPVIAYASGTMASGSYLSGVWASKIYANKGSFIGSIGVIMQGANLSELTAKIGIKEQIVKAGEFKEAGTMMREWTSDEKQSLQALVDKSYELFTSEVAKARKLDLSTQKSWANARVFLADDAKKLGLIDDIKTYQEAIDLTAKTAGVANPAWKKADKLDKFINSFSTKVANLVLSELFVKVR
- the mqnF gene encoding aminofutalosine deaminase family hydrolase, whose protein sequence is MKILKAKYILVCDDGFKVLKNSAIAFDTKIKKVGKFKELQAQFKDALVLDFSEDIVMPAFINPHCHLEFSANSTTLVYGDFLKWVKSVITSRSELSKEATDKLIQNAINSMMRSGVATIGEISSFGSDLNACVNSKARVVFYNEILGSNPEFIESCWENFITRFKQSDKFKSELFIPALSIHSTYSTHPTLCKRACDFAKLNNLLLSTHLLESNHENRWLREAKGGFKEWLAKFSKDAKPMYGVEEFIKNFSGLRTLFVHCVYLKELEKLDSNLHSIAHCAVSNRLLSKKTLNLKKVLKSGLNLAIATDGLSSNISLNFFDELRANLLIHDDFDLQKLAKVLLLSSTLNPARALGLNLGSLEEEKLADIAVYKGFEVSDETQIPLQLILQTKEAKELFIGGKKWEF
- the aroQ gene encoding type II 3-dehydroquinate dehydratase, yielding MKIVVIQGPNINMLGTRETSVYGSMKMEDIHAQMKVVAEQNGVDIEFFQTNFEGEIVDKIQECFGDSDGIIINPAAYTHTSIAIRDAIAAVNLPVIEVHISNIARREEFRQKSLISAVTAGQIIGFGPVGYHLAMIAMLQIFEQIKAVRAAREKAAPAANE
- a CDS encoding M24 family metallopeptidase; its protein translation is MSKNYILQDENSVYFECGYSCDNEIFLHIRGRNFLLTDSRYAIEARNLAHDTEVIEIKQPIIKEARLLLRKFGVKSLVFDPYDFSYAQFEELSKFIHINFIPRPFFSKKKRMIKSQKEIEILKQAAIFGAKSFDQFAKFVSENGLSLSEKELFFHACNILKHDGELGLSFEPIIALNQNAAKAHALPSSDRLRSGDLLLLDAGVKFKRYCSDRTRTACFTDSVEFSKRQSFKTQKQNEIYQIVKEAQNLAIKAVKPGVLARDVDNAAREFITKCGYKKEFFHSTGHGVGIDIHEFPNINSKSEVVLKEGMVFSVEPGIYLEGEFGVRIEDVVVVTADGCEIL
- the folK gene encoding 2-amino-4-hydroxy-6-hydroxymethyldihydropteridine diphosphokinase gives rise to the protein MEILLLKNGFFSLKDALKLTKSVHFPFYQSEKENYKYEFYLGIGGNLGDSKKRFEMFFKKFKDDKRFFVVQTSPLLLNKAFGYTKQPDFLNAVLRVQTSLNPNQTLKIMQHYEKIFGRKRSFKNAPRTLDLDILSFSAKTRADKRLILPHPGIYDRISVILPAGLM
- a CDS encoding P-loop NTPase — translated: MKIVSVVSGKGGVGKSLISANLANIIANEGYKVVLIDADLSLGSLDTILNVKSEKNIFDFFKGEAKFEDVMFKIKPNLYIVPSYSGEEILAIYNDELKQNLKNELLNLQNIDFIFIDTSSGISKITQDFIDIADEVLLISVPEPTAMIDAYATLKIVTKYKNKAFLMLNLANGEGEVLCKNFAKVLKNNVEKEFDLSFVGELKQDDRLLKSVKDREIFSDEYQSLIALNQLKQISSNLLVKMGKKAIKVESIKGISGFFKRILDLV
- a CDS encoding TIGR00730 family Rossman fold protein — encoded protein: MKFKKIIDDVKNIEECLTLPSGCVSVFGSARFDDESLYSRAAYNLSFRLASSGFTIITGGGGGIMKAANKGAYDAKNTQSVGFNVILPNEQKINEFVTNGTVFSHLALRKVALIEKSDFFVIFPGGYGTLDELFEILVLVQNGMKNAKIYLFGVEFFTSLVYFINSSLVGEKTIAKVDTQLFMLTDDIDEIYDDIAKFSSN